One region of Luteolibacter sp. Y139 genomic DNA includes:
- a CDS encoding GNAT family N-acetyltransferase codes for MPDDHPAFFAGEYALLASAAVLDDLQERFGAHPMTPPEMSRHAGKRVCIKGVGIYHFGTILYQFDEPEGHWLEEAIVDLSLAEPFDENMHLPAHLIYEATTDSDMGEPGLVSIRRIEDQKLFCSLHRLNAGQEAQNINATALIRSKIGFESRYGFHGEYPRPPLLNLRAALPADQAALADLYLRSRRAAFTWRNPEDFQLDDFTRDTEGELIHLAEYEDGTLLGFISLWEAENFIHHLFVCPDHLRQGIGLILLTDLQQRIPGPFRLKCLTANLPALAFYRDIGWTEVDQGTSDDGEYLLLESPH; via the coding sequence ATGCCCGACGACCATCCCGCATTCTTCGCCGGTGAGTATGCGCTCCTCGCCAGCGCCGCCGTGCTTGACGACCTTCAGGAACGCTTCGGAGCACATCCGATGACCCCACCGGAAATGTCGCGCCACGCCGGAAAGCGCGTCTGCATCAAAGGCGTCGGCATCTACCACTTCGGAACCATCCTCTATCAATTCGATGAGCCCGAAGGCCACTGGCTCGAAGAAGCCATCGTTGACTTGTCCCTCGCCGAGCCTTTCGACGAGAACATGCACCTTCCCGCCCATCTCATCTACGAAGCCACCACCGACAGCGACATGGGAGAACCGGGCTTGGTTTCCATCCGTCGCATCGAAGACCAGAAACTCTTCTGCTCCCTCCATCGCCTCAACGCCGGGCAAGAAGCTCAAAACATCAACGCCACCGCCCTTATTCGGTCGAAGATCGGCTTTGAGTCACGATACGGATTTCACGGCGAATACCCACGTCCCCCGCTCTTGAACCTTCGCGCCGCGCTCCCCGCCGACCAAGCCGCGCTCGCCGACCTCTACCTCCGCTCGCGCCGCGCCGCATTCACCTGGCGCAATCCCGAAGACTTCCAACTCGATGACTTCACTCGCGATACCGAAGGCGAACTCATCCACCTCGCCGAATACGAAGACGGCACCCTCCTCGGCTTCATCTCCCTCTGGGAAGCCGAGAACTTCATCCATCATCTCTTCGTCTGTCCCGATCACCTCCGCCAAGGCATCGGCCTGATCCTCCTCACCGATCTCCAACAACGCATCCCCGGCCCCTTCCGCCTCAAATGCCTCACCGCCAACCTCCCTGCCCTTGCCTTCTATCGCGACATAGGCTGGACCGAAGTCGATCAAGGAACCAGCGATGACGGCGAGTATCTCCTGCTGGAGTCTCCTCACTAG
- a CDS encoding DUF2167 domain-containing protein translates to MRFAALVPLLFSTSFIFAQETPKVEADNPSPEQEEAAYQAHVQKLTKDLHYQEGSAELPGGAAHLDLPKGYRYLNPADAKKVVVDLWGNPPDSATRILGLVVPAGEEVASDDSWAIVLTFKEDGYVSDEDADKINYDDLLSQLKEGSKKSSEARVAAGYGSMELVGWAVTPRYDKNSKVLYWAKRFKTSDSDEDSLNYDVRVLGRRGVLSLNGIAGMNRVNDIEAATPAIVSMVKFNDGHTYADFNPKTDKKSDYTLAGLVLGGAVAAKIAAKAGLLAKLGTILVAGKKLIIFAVVGIGAFFKKLFGRKGEA, encoded by the coding sequence ATGCGATTTGCCGCCCTTGTCCCACTTCTCTTCTCCACCAGCTTCATCTTCGCACAGGAAACTCCCAAGGTGGAGGCGGATAATCCGTCTCCCGAGCAAGAGGAGGCTGCCTATCAGGCACACGTCCAGAAGTTGACTAAAGACCTCCACTACCAGGAAGGCTCTGCCGAGCTTCCGGGCGGTGCCGCACATCTGGACCTGCCGAAAGGTTACCGCTACCTCAATCCCGCGGATGCGAAAAAGGTCGTCGTGGACCTGTGGGGAAATCCTCCCGATTCCGCGACCAGGATCCTCGGCCTGGTCGTTCCAGCGGGTGAAGAAGTCGCTTCGGATGACTCGTGGGCGATTGTGCTTACCTTTAAGGAAGACGGTTATGTCTCCGACGAGGATGCCGACAAAATCAACTACGATGACCTGCTTTCCCAACTGAAGGAGGGCAGCAAGAAGTCCAGCGAGGCTCGCGTAGCCGCGGGCTATGGCTCCATGGAGCTCGTCGGATGGGCCGTGACCCCGCGCTACGACAAAAACAGCAAGGTGCTCTACTGGGCCAAGCGCTTTAAGACTTCGGACTCTGACGAAGACTCGCTGAACTACGATGTGCGCGTCCTCGGCCGCCGCGGCGTTCTTTCGCTCAATGGCATCGCCGGTATGAACCGCGTCAACGACATCGAAGCCGCCACCCCGGCCATCGTTTCGATGGTCAAGTTCAACGACGGCCACACTTACGCCGACTTCAATCCCAAGACCGACAAAAAATCCGACTACACCCTCGCCGGACTCGTCCTCGGCGGTGCCGTCGCCGCGAAGATCGCCGCCAAAGCCGGCCTCCTCGCGAAGCTCGGAACCATCCTGGTGGCCGGCAAGAAGCTCATCATCTTCGCAGTCGTCGGCATCGGCGCTTTCTTCAAGAAGCTCTTCGGCCGCAAGGGCGAAGCCTGA
- a CDS encoding VOC family protein, protein MPAKLTSSAPVLLVRDVVAAANHYRDTMGFHYERFWGEPASFVILHRDGIYLMLNQAEDPAHIIPHWTVAHNMWNAYFWVDDANALHAEFVKNGAKIDYGPCDQPYGCREFGIQDLDGYDIGFGQVVKES, encoded by the coding sequence ATGCCTGCGAAGCTCACCTCCAGCGCCCCCGTCCTGTTAGTCCGCGACGTCGTCGCCGCCGCGAATCACTATCGCGACACCATGGGCTTCCACTACGAACGCTTCTGGGGCGAGCCCGCCAGCTTCGTCATCCTCCATCGCGATGGCATTTACCTCATGCTGAATCAAGCCGAGGACCCCGCCCACATCATCCCCCACTGGACCGTCGCCCACAACATGTGGAACGCCTACTTCTGGGTCGATGACGCCAATGCCCTCCACGCCGAGTTCGTCAAAAACGGCGCCAAGATCGACTACGGCCCCTGCGACCAACCCTACGGCTGCCGCGAATTCGGCATCCAGGACCTCGACGGCTATGACATCGGCTTCGGCCAAGTCGTCAAAGAATCGTAG
- a CDS encoding protein-L-isoaspartate(D-aspartate) O-methyltransferase has translation MVAEQIERRGVKDPRVLEVMRMVPRHEFVPEEERHEAYDDRPLPIGHGQTISQPYIVALMTEALGLKGTEKVLEVGTGSGYQAAVLSGLAKEVFTIEIVEPLGERAAEVLKRLGYTNVTARMGDGYRGWREEAPFDAIIVTCAPDAVPEPLVHQLAEGGRMIIPVGPEGKAQQLVLLKRRHGKLHQQEILPVRFVPMTGEVRER, from the coding sequence ATGGTAGCCGAGCAAATCGAACGGCGCGGGGTGAAGGATCCGCGGGTGCTGGAGGTGATGCGGATGGTGCCGCGTCACGAATTCGTGCCGGAGGAGGAGAGGCACGAGGCCTATGACGATCGTCCGCTGCCGATCGGGCACGGGCAGACGATTTCGCAGCCGTACATCGTGGCGCTGATGACGGAGGCGCTGGGGCTGAAGGGGACGGAGAAGGTGCTCGAGGTGGGCACGGGGTCCGGCTACCAGGCGGCGGTGCTTTCCGGGCTGGCGAAGGAAGTGTTCACGATCGAGATCGTGGAGCCGCTCGGAGAACGGGCGGCGGAGGTGCTGAAGAGGCTGGGTTACACGAATGTCACCGCGCGGATGGGCGATGGGTATCGGGGATGGCGGGAAGAGGCGCCCTTCGATGCGATCATCGTGACGTGCGCGCCGGATGCGGTGCCGGAGCCGCTGGTGCATCAGCTCGCGGAGGGCGGGCGGATGATCATTCCGGTGGGGCCGGAGGGGAAGGCGCAGCAGCTGGTGCTGCTGAAGAGGCGGCATGGGAAGCTGCACCAGCAGGAGATCCTGCCGGTGCGATTCGTGCCGATGACGGGGGAGGTGAGGGAGCGGTGA
- a CDS encoding carbon-nitrogen hydrolase — protein MPRIALLQSRGFSTKAEAFDHHEALIRKAAREGANIVVTQELFLTPYFCIVEDPALFDLADPLPGPVTDRLGEIARDCGVVLISSLFEHRGPGLYHNTASIHDADGSLMGLYRKSHIPQDPAFEEKFYFTPGDTGWPVWDTRFGKIGVLICWDQWYPEAARLMALGGAQLLVYPTAIGWLPAEKPTLGEAQHCAWETVQRGHAVANGCYLAAVNRTGTEADTEFWGRSFVANPYGELVAKASTAQEEILYHDLDFTAVEDFRRIWPFFRDRRIDAYSDLTKRWRS, from the coding sequence ATGCCTCGCATCGCGCTGCTCCAGTCCCGCGGCTTCTCCACCAAAGCCGAAGCCTTCGATCACCACGAAGCCCTCATCCGCAAGGCCGCCCGGGAAGGTGCGAACATCGTCGTCACCCAGGAGCTCTTCCTCACCCCCTACTTCTGCATCGTCGAGGACCCCGCCCTCTTCGACCTCGCCGATCCACTCCCCGGCCCCGTCACCGATCGCCTCGGCGAAATCGCCCGCGACTGCGGCGTCGTCCTCATCTCCTCCCTCTTCGAGCACCGCGGCCCCGGCCTCTACCACAATACCGCCTCCATCCACGATGCCGATGGCTCCCTGATGGGCCTCTACCGCAAGAGCCACATCCCCCAGGACCCCGCCTTCGAGGAAAAATTCTACTTCACCCCCGGCGACACCGGCTGGCCCGTCTGGGACACCAGGTTCGGCAAGATCGGCGTCCTCATCTGCTGGGACCAGTGGTATCCCGAAGCCGCCCGCCTCATGGCCCTCGGCGGTGCCCAGCTCCTCGTCTACCCCACCGCCATCGGCTGGCTCCCCGCGGAAAAGCCCACCCTCGGCGAGGCCCAGCACTGCGCCTGGGAAACCGTCCAGCGCGGCCACGCCGTCGCCAATGGCTGCTACCTCGCCGCCGTCAACCGCACCGGCACCGAAGCCGACACCGAATTCTGGGGCCGCTCCTTCGTCGCCAATCCCTACGGCGAACTCGTTGCCAAAGCCTCCACCGCCCAGGAGGAAATCCTTTACCACGACCTCGACTTCACCGCCGTCGAAGACTTCCGCCGCATCTGGCCCTTCTTCCGCGACCGCCGCATCGACGCCTACTCCGACCTCACCAAGCGCTGGCGCTCTTAA